In Microbacterium enclense, the DNA window CGTCCATCGGCGCGAAGGTCGCCTTGCGCGCATCGAGGAGGCGTCGGACGGCGCCGTTGACGTCGAGGCGGGTCGTCGCGAGCGCGAGGCAGGCCGCGGTCGAGGTCACGCCGCCGCGGGTCCCCTGCACGACGAGGCAGTTCGCCGAGATGTCGAGGCTCTGGCCGTACGCCTCACAGAACGCGGCGGTGTCGGCCAGGGCCGGGTCGACCTCGGCCACCTCGATGCGCGCCGAGGTCGCGGGATCGATCGCAGCGATCGCTGCCGCGACGGGGGCGGCCAGCAGTTGCGGGTTCTCTGCGGCGGGGAAGAAGGTCAGCGTGCTCACGCCCGCGACCCTACCGGGCACGCCCTCGCTTGCCCGCGTGATGCCCCCTCGCGACACCCCGAGGCGCCTGAGTGTCCGAAACACCCGGACGCGAGCGCGACCGTTCCCGGGTGTTCTGGACACTCAGCGACGTATGCCGCCCGTGGGGAAGGAATCCCCGGCTCATGGCAGAGCCTCTCGCGCGTGACACCCAGTACCAACATGAGCGATACTGGGAACCATGACCATCGATGCCGATGCCCGCACGCTCCCCGGCGAGCGCGTCGCCCGTTACGACCTCCTCCAGCGCCGCGACACCGACTACTTCGCCGTGTTCGCCGACATCCCCGAGGCCGACCGCGCGGTGTGGGATCGCGCCAAAGCCTTCTGCGACGAGATCGGCACCCGGATGCAGGGCGAATGGGATGCCGCGACCTACCCCGTCGAGCTCCTCCGACGAATGGGCGAGCTCGAGTTGTTCACCGACGGCATCGACCACCCCGACCTCCCCGCGTCGTCACCGCTGGCCGCGGGCCTGGTGAACATGGAAGTGTCACGCCACGACGGCTCGCTCGCCACAGCCCTCGCGGTGCAGGGCGGGCTCGCTCTCCGCACTCTCGCTCTCTTCGGCTCGCCCGAGCAACAGGCACGCTGGCTGACGCCCCTCGCCGAGGGCACGGTGCTCGGCGCCTTCGCGCTGACCGAGCCCGACCACGGCTCCGACTCGGTCTCGCTCGAGACCACCGCGACGTGGACCGGTGACGGCTGGTCCCTCAGCGGCACGAAGAAGTG includes these proteins:
- a CDS encoding YbaK/EbsC family protein, giving the protein MSTLTFFPAAENPQLLAAPVAAAIAAIDPATSARIEVAEVDPALADTAAFCEAYGQSLDISANCLVVQGTRGGVTSTAACLALATTRLDVNGAVRRLLDARKATFAPMDDAVAQTGMEYGGITPLGIPSDWRLLLDARVAALPRAIIGAGIRGAKIFLPGEVLASLPGAEVVEDLAKPVT